In Pelodiscus sinensis isolate JC-2024 chromosome 2, ASM4963464v1, whole genome shotgun sequence, the following proteins share a genomic window:
- the LOC102448291 gene encoding myelin P2 protein-like, which yields MCELFLGTWKLISSENFDNYMKELGVGLATRKLGNLAKPSVIFSIKDDVITIKTESTFKNTEISFKLGEEFQETTADGRETKSTVTLANGSLSQVQQWDDKQTTIKRELVDGKMVVECTMNNITCTRVYERA from the exons ATGTGTGAGCTATTTTTAGGAACCTGGAAACTTATTTCTAGTGAAAACTTTGACAACTATATGAAAGAATTAG GAGTTGGTCTTGCGACTAGAAAACTTGGCAACCTGGCCAAGCCCAGTGTGATCTTCAGCATCAAGGATGATGTAATAACCATCAAAACAGAAAGCACCTTTAAAAACACTGAGATCTCTTTCAAGTTGGGGGAAGAGTTTCAGGAAACCACAGCAGATGGCAGGGAAACCAAG AGCACTGTAACCTTGGCCAATGGCTCTCTGAGTCAGGTGCAGCAGTGGGATGACAAACAGACCACCATAAAGAGAGAGCTGGTAGATGGAAAGATGGTTGTG GAATGCACGATGAACAATATCACTTGCACTAGAGTCTATGAAAGAGCTTGA
- the LOC102448043 gene encoding myelin P2 protein-like produces the protein MCDQFLGTWKLVSSEKFEDYMKELGVGFAMRKLGSLAKTSVTISAEEDLITIKTESPIKNAEISFKLAQEFEETTTDNRKTKSVVTLDNGSMIHVQKWDNKETTIKREVVDGKMIVECTMKYVVCTRVYERA, from the exons ATGTGTGATCAATTCTTAGGAACTTGGAAACTTGTCTCTAGTGAAAAATTTGAAGACTACATGAAAGAACTAG GGGTCGGTTTTGCCATGAGGAAACTGGGAAGCCTGGCAAAGACTTCTGTGACCATAAGTGCCGAGGAGGATTTAATAACCATCAAAACAGAGAGCCCCATTAAAAATGCAGAGATCTCCTTCAAGCTGGCCCAAGAGTTTGAGGAAACCACAACAGATAATAGGAAAACTAAG AGTGTTGTAACCTTGGACAATGGCTCAATGATTCATGTGCAGAAATGGGATAACAAAGAGACCACAATAAAAAGAGAGGTGGTAGATGGGAAGATGATTGTG GAATGTACGATGAAGTATGTCGTCTGCACTAGAGTCTACGAGAGAGCATGA
- the LOC102449561 gene encoding myelin P2 protein-like, with product MYLFRPLGRAAAAVLVNAQQIPTTPELFLGTWKLVSSENFEEYMKELGLGFAQRKMGNLAKPKVIISMHKDVMTIKTDSAFKVTEISFKLGQEFEEITVDDRKTKSIVTIENDSMTHVQMWDGKKATMKRKLVDGKMVLEYTLNDVTCTRVYERVG from the exons ATGTACCTGTTCCGTCCCCTTGGGCGTGCTG CAGCAGCTGTTCTTGTCAATGCCCAGCAAATTCCCACAACTCCTGAGCTCTTCCTGGGAACCTGGAAACTCGTCTCCAGTGAAAACTTTGAGGAATACATGAAAGAACTAG GACTGGGCTTTGCCCAAAGGAAAATGGGCAATTTGGCCAAACCCAAAGTGATAATCAGCATGCACAAGGATGTGATGACCATTAAAACTGACAGTGCCTTTAAAGTGACAGAGATTTCCTTCAAACTGGGCCAAGAATTTGAGGAAATCACCGTGGATGACAGGAAAACCAAG AGCATTGTGACTATAGAAAATGACTCAATGACTCATGTGCAGATGTGGGATGGTAAAAAAGCCACCATGAAGAGAAAACTGGTGGATGGGAAGATGGTGTTG GAATACACTCTGAATGATGTCACCTGTACTAGGGTCTACGAGCGAGTGGGATGA